A genomic window from Vigna radiata var. radiata cultivar VC1973A chromosome 2, Vradiata_ver6, whole genome shotgun sequence includes:
- the LOC106755589 gene encoding uncharacterized protein LOC106755589, translating to MAAVVTDMVRRHTLSQILVDLVKFAVGSAIDGSRKIIPGRKQVDKMVPEELINIPLPTPVNTKKHLDLKVANDLHYETKTEEVKEDMNSIKQQYKTSTKRADQSQIPNKSDDGLKEINLVQGKGRRVFIRSRL from the exons ATGGCCGCCGTCGTCACTGATATGGTCCGACGCCATACGCTTAGCCAAATACTGGTGGATCTCGTCAAGTTTGCAGTGGGTTCTGCCATAGATGGCTCTCGCAAAATCATCCCTG GTAGGAAGCAGGTTGATAAGATGGTGCCAGAAGAATTGATTAACATACCCTTGCCAACCCCTGTAAATACCAAGAAACATCTTGACTTAAAGGTTGCAAATGACCTACATTATGAGACAAAAACGGAGGAAGTGAAGGAAGACATGAATAGCATAAAGCAGCAGTACAAAACATCAACCAAACGTGCTGATCAGTCACAGATTCCAAACAAATCGGATGATGGCTTGAAGGAAATCAATCTCGTGCAGGGCAAGGGAAGGAGAGTATTCATCCGATCTCGTTTATAG